The Hyphomicrobium sp. MC1 genome window below encodes:
- a CDS encoding nitrogen regulation protein NR(II), with product MSSKSASIRQSERASAAPPPGPIVDCEDLLSALPHPILVIANDQSIVFANSAAESFFSMSATTLTRSRISEIVAFGCPLLGLIEQVQATGATVNEYGIEVATPRFSGAKLVDIYGGPLPEEPRNMFLMLQQRSMAQMIERQLTHRAAARSVSGMAGVLAHEIKNPLSGIRGAAQLLEPGLSDEDRALTQLICSETDRIRNLVDRMEVFGDERPISKDAVNIHDVLNHVRRIAEHGFGRNVRYVEDYDPSLPFVLGNRDKLVQVFLNLLKNAAEAIGEKTDGGRIILTTAFRPGVRLSLPGSDTRVSLPLMIQIEDNGCGIAEHLKPHLFDPFVTTKASGSGLGLALVAKIIADHGGIIECESEPKRTVFRVLLPMQRTRPAAVPTTRET from the coding sequence ATGAGCAGCAAGTCGGCGTCGATACGCCAATCCGAACGCGCCTCCGCGGCGCCACCACCAGGACCGATCGTCGATTGCGAAGATCTCTTGAGTGCGCTTCCGCACCCGATCCTCGTTATCGCCAACGATCAGTCGATCGTGTTTGCGAACTCGGCAGCGGAATCCTTCTTCTCGATGAGCGCGACGACGCTCACGCGCAGCCGAATTTCGGAGATCGTCGCGTTCGGCTGTCCGCTGCTGGGCCTCATCGAGCAGGTGCAGGCGACCGGCGCAACTGTGAACGAATACGGTATCGAAGTCGCGACCCCGCGCTTCTCGGGCGCCAAGCTCGTAGACATCTACGGCGGTCCGCTCCCTGAAGAGCCGCGCAACATGTTCCTCATGCTGCAGCAGCGCTCGATGGCGCAAATGATCGAGCGACAGTTGACGCATCGCGCCGCGGCCCGCTCCGTTTCCGGCATGGCCGGCGTGCTGGCGCACGAGATCAAGAACCCGCTGTCCGGCATTCGCGGCGCGGCGCAGCTGCTGGAGCCGGGACTGTCCGATGAGGACCGCGCTTTGACGCAGCTCATCTGTTCCGAGACCGATCGCATTCGCAATCTCGTCGATCGCATGGAAGTGTTCGGAGACGAGCGTCCAATCAGCAAGGATGCCGTCAACATCCATGACGTCCTCAACCATGTGCGCCGCATCGCCGAGCATGGCTTCGGCCGCAACGTCCGTTATGTCGAAGACTACGATCCGTCGCTGCCCTTTGTTCTTGGCAATCGCGACAAGCTCGTTCAGGTCTTCCTCAATCTTCTGAAGAACGCCGCCGAGGCTATTGGTGAAAAGACAGATGGCGGTCGCATCATCTTGACGACGGCGTTTCGTCCGGGCGTAAGACTGTCGCTTCCGGGCTCCGATACGCGCGTCAGCCTGCCGTTGATGATCCAGATCGAAGACAACGGCTGCGGCATCGCTGAGCACCTGAAGCCGCATCTCTTCGATCCGTTCGTCACGACGAAGGCATCCGGCAGCGGACTGGGCCTCGCCCTTGTCGCGAAGATCATCGCCGATCACGGCGGCATCATCGAATGTGAAAGCGAACCAAAACGCACGGTATTCCGCGTGCTGCTTCCGATGCAGCGCACACGTCCCGCGGCCGTGCCGACCACGAGAGAGACTTGA
- the dusB gene encoding tRNA dihydrouridine synthase DusB, which produces MLENIVNGAPPAVLAPMSGVTDLPFRRLAHRLGATLVVSEMVASEELAKARRDVLRRVEGRDLTPFVIQLAGREEHWMAEGAKIAEGKGAHVIDINMGCPAREVTGKLSGSALMRNLDHAQSLIRSVVNAVKVPVTLKMRLGWDDKTRNAGELARRAEAEGIKLITVHGRTRCQFFTGAADWRAVRAVVDATSLPVLVNGDILSPDHARAALEASGAKGVMVGRGAYGAPWMPGRIAKSLASGRDPGDPALDEQRDIAIEHFEMMLGHYGRELGLRNARKHIGWYLASSGASDAVVKSWRGKLCVMLEPQRVIDGLKSFYSGTESLAA; this is translated from the coding sequence ATGCTGGAAAACATCGTAAACGGCGCGCCACCCGCAGTGCTGGCGCCCATGTCCGGAGTAACAGACCTACCGTTTCGCCGCCTTGCTCACCGTCTTGGAGCGACGCTCGTCGTATCTGAAATGGTCGCGAGCGAGGAACTGGCGAAGGCGCGCCGCGACGTGCTGCGGCGGGTGGAAGGTCGTGATTTAACGCCGTTCGTCATTCAGCTCGCCGGGCGCGAGGAACACTGGATGGCCGAAGGCGCGAAGATCGCCGAAGGCAAAGGCGCCCACGTGATCGACATCAACATGGGCTGCCCAGCACGCGAAGTGACAGGCAAGCTGTCCGGCTCCGCGCTGATGCGCAATCTCGATCATGCCCAGTCGCTCATTCGTTCCGTCGTCAATGCCGTCAAGGTGCCGGTGACGCTGAAAATGCGTCTCGGCTGGGACGACAAGACCCGCAACGCTGGCGAGCTTGCGCGCCGCGCCGAGGCCGAAGGCATCAAGCTCATCACCGTGCACGGACGCACGCGCTGCCAGTTCTTCACCGGCGCTGCCGATTGGCGCGCGGTGCGCGCCGTCGTCGACGCCACCTCGCTTCCCGTCCTGGTCAATGGCGACATTCTCTCGCCCGACCACGCTCGCGCGGCACTGGAAGCTTCCGGCGCAAAGGGTGTGATGGTCGGACGCGGCGCTTACGGCGCGCCGTGGATGCCAGGACGGATCGCCAAGTCTCTCGCATCGGGCCGTGACCCTGGCGACCCGGCGCTTGACGAACAGCGCGACATTGCGATCGAGCATTTCGAAATGATGCTCGGTCATTACGGCAGGGAGCTGGGCCTGCGCAACGCGCGCAAGCACATCGGTTGGTATCTGGCGTCGAGTGGGGCCAGCGACGCAGTCGTCAAATCCTGGCGGGGAAAGCTTTGTGTGATGCTTGAACCGCAGCGCGTGATTGATGGTCTTAAATCCTTTTACTCTGGTACGGAGTCTCTCGCGGCATGA
- a CDS encoding bifunctional 2-C-methyl-D-erythritol 4-phosphate cytidylyltransferase/2-C-methyl-D-erythritol 2,4-cyclodiphosphate synthase, with translation MRIAALIVAAGRGTRAASQGAGPKQYAQIGGKSVLERAIAIFAGHAEIDEVKVVIHADDGELYRLATSAGGGTKLSEPAMGGATRQASVLRGLEALASSSPPDLVLIHDAARPFVSAKTISKVIAALGGRPGALAALPVTDTLKRAADGIVTDTIARDGLWRAQTPQGFHFTPILNAHRKAAEQGIDTFTDDAAIAEWAGLDVAIVEDLSSNIKITTAEDLDVADRQLTSALEPRIGSGFDVHRFCEGDHVWLGGIKIPHTHKLEGHSDADVVLHALTDALLGAIGDGDIGQHFPPSDPKWKGAASKLFLEDAVRRVRDLGGRVGNVDITVLAEAPRVGPHRPAMQELIGGVLGLPAHRVGIKATTTEQMGFTGRREGIAAMATAMVFLPAETT, from the coding sequence TTGCGCATCGCCGCTTTAATCGTCGCGGCCGGACGGGGAACGCGCGCCGCCAGCCAAGGCGCGGGTCCGAAACAATATGCTCAGATTGGCGGCAAATCCGTCCTCGAACGGGCGATCGCCATCTTCGCGGGCCACGCCGAGATCGACGAGGTCAAAGTCGTCATTCACGCGGATGACGGTGAGTTGTATCGGCTTGCGACCTCTGCCGGCGGTGGGACGAAGCTTTCCGAACCCGCGATGGGCGGCGCCACGCGGCAGGCTTCGGTCCTTCGGGGTCTTGAAGCCCTCGCCTCCTCATCGCCGCCCGACCTCGTTCTGATCCACGACGCGGCGCGGCCGTTCGTTTCGGCTAAGACGATTTCGAAGGTTATTGCCGCACTCGGCGGACGGCCAGGAGCGCTGGCAGCTCTTCCCGTCACCGATACGCTGAAGCGCGCGGCCGACGGTATCGTGACCGACACAATCGCGCGCGATGGTCTCTGGCGGGCACAGACGCCGCAGGGATTTCACTTTACACCGATCCTGAACGCGCACCGCAAAGCGGCCGAGCAAGGCATCGACACATTCACCGACGACGCGGCAATTGCGGAATGGGCCGGGCTCGACGTAGCTATCGTCGAAGACTTAAGCAGCAACATCAAAATCACGACAGCAGAGGATCTCGACGTGGCGGACCGGCAATTGACGAGCGCATTGGAACCGCGGATCGGGAGCGGCTTTGACGTGCATCGCTTTTGCGAGGGCGATCACGTCTGGCTCGGCGGCATCAAGATCCCGCATACACACAAGCTCGAAGGCCATTCGGACGCCGACGTCGTATTGCACGCATTGACCGACGCTTTGCTCGGCGCCATCGGCGACGGCGATATCGGTCAGCACTTCCCACCGTCCGATCCGAAGTGGAAAGGCGCGGCATCGAAGCTCTTTCTTGAAGACGCTGTTCGACGTGTGCGCGATCTTGGCGGCCGGGTAGGCAATGTCGATATTACGGTGCTCGCCGAAGCGCCGCGCGTCGGTCCGCATCGCCCGGCCATGCAAGAGCTGATCGGTGGCGTGCTCGGACTTCCCGCACATCGCGTCGGCATCAAAGCGACGACGACGGAGCAGATGGGCTTCACCGGACGACGCGAAGGCATCGCCGCCATGGCGACTGCGATGGTCTTCTTACCCGCGGAGACAACATGA
- a CDS encoding cation transporter — protein sequence MSDKPQQSSSDIATNTALRLTVRNVAVLNLTYFGIEFAVALAIGSVALFADSVDFLEDGAINLLILAGLGFTIAQRAKLGMVLAVIILVPGLATLWTAWQNFSSGLVPEAISITVTGIGALIVNSICAWMLAPFRAAGGSLTRAAFLSARNDVAANIAIIAAGLLTSITHSHWPDLIVGLGIAAINAGAAHEVYEAAREEHAQSRS from the coding sequence ATGAGCGACAAGCCGCAGCAGTCTTCATCAGACATCGCGACGAACACTGCGCTGCGGTTGACGGTCCGAAACGTGGCCGTCTTGAACCTCACCTATTTCGGTATCGAGTTTGCGGTAGCGCTGGCGATCGGCTCGGTCGCGTTGTTTGCCGACAGCGTCGATTTTCTCGAAGACGGCGCAATCAACCTGCTAATCCTTGCCGGGCTCGGGTTCACGATAGCGCAACGGGCCAAGCTCGGAATGGTGCTGGCTGTCATTATCCTGGTGCCGGGCCTCGCGACGCTCTGGACAGCGTGGCAGAATTTTTCAAGCGGCCTGGTGCCGGAGGCTATATCGATCACGGTCACCGGCATCGGCGCGCTCATCGTCAACTCAATATGCGCATGGATGCTGGCGCCGTTCCGGGCCGCGGGCGGCAGTCTGACGCGCGCAGCGTTCCTGTCGGCGCGCAACGACGTGGCGGCCAACATTGCGATTATTGCGGCGGGTCTGCTGACGAGCATCACACACTCGCACTGGCCCGATCTGATCGTCGGCCTCGGCATCGCCGCGATCAATGCTGGTGCAGCGCACGAAGTCTATGAAGCGGCTCGCGAAGAGCACGCGCAGTCACGCTCCTGA
- a CDS encoding MarR family winged helix-turn-helix transcriptional regulator, with amino-acid sequence MNIMPQNLDRQHVDAAISTIAEAQAEMCLATRVRQLSRIVTRVYDDALRPLGITASQYTLLAQLASRDGITAVEIGHELDIEKSTLSRNLKRLLALGHIVMDPPAGRRGRGLHLTPKGQAVLKDAYPIWQDAQKRTVGAMGTDSRSVLDSLLSHAEVLAAA; translated from the coding sequence ATGAACATCATGCCCCAAAATCTCGACCGCCAGCACGTCGACGCAGCCATCAGCACTATTGCCGAGGCTCAAGCCGAGATGTGCTTAGCGACCCGTGTTCGTCAGCTCTCGCGTATCGTCACGAGGGTCTACGATGATGCCTTGCGCCCACTTGGCATCACCGCAAGCCAATACACGCTGCTTGCCCAGCTCGCGTCTCGTGACGGCATCACCGCCGTCGAGATCGGCCACGAACTCGACATCGAGAAGTCGACACTGTCCCGCAACTTGAAGCGCCTGCTCGCGCTTGGCCACATCGTCATGGATCCGCCCGCCGGACGACGGGGACGCGGTCTGCACCTTACGCCCAAAGGTCAGGCTGTTCTGAAGGATGCCTATCCGATCTGGCAGGATGCCCAGAAGCGTACTGTCGGTGCCATGGGGACTGACAGCAGGTCTGTACTCGACAGTCTGCTTTCGCATGCCGAGGTACTCGCGGCGGCCTGA